One Coccinella septempunctata chromosome 1, icCocSept1.1, whole genome shotgun sequence DNA window includes the following coding sequences:
- the LOC123317001 gene encoding odorant receptor 4-like, translated as MLAKKLNVLFSFYSFTQMSLCVLLFCTALFRLSVIEPLSPEFLTVLVFISSIGIQLFLYCWFGNEVTVQSSKLHLAAFHCSWVGSPISFQKKLIIFMRRTADPIKMRALHFFPMSIITFSTIMRNSWSYFAVLQQVHKRM; from the exons AT gtTAGCTAAGAAATTAAATGTCTTATTCTCGTTCTACTCGTTTACACAAATGAGTTTGTGCGTGTTGTTGTTCTGTACTGCCCTGTTCCGTCTCTCTGTG ATTGAACCACTGAGTCCCGAATTTCTAACAGTACTTGTATTCATTTCATCAATAGGAATTCAATTATTTCTGTATTGTTGGTTTGGTAATGAAGTGACGGTACAG AGCTCGAAGCTACATTTAGCGGCTTTCCATTGCAGTTGGGTGGGGTCGCCcatcagttttcagaaaaaactgatTATCTTCATGCGAAGAACTGCTGATCCTATCAAAATGCGTGCACTTCATTTCTTTCCAATGTCAATTATAACATTTTCTACG ATAATGAGAAATTCTTGGTCATATTTTGCCGTTCTACAACAAGTTCACAAAAGAATGTGA